From Halanaeroarchaeum sulfurireducens, a single genomic window includes:
- the cas6 gene encoding CRISPR-associated endoribonuclease Cas6 produces the protein MRVLARLRARADAAYNNAYHHKLSGRIWNALEGTKYDAVHNNDDPKPFVFSNPFPPGDLREGDERTVLIASTEEPLLTHVARDLQDEREWNIGEMPFHVEAVSALSPDVGEPGTSGRLSTGTGVVVRIPPQRFDEYGIEVDHDEAEFWRPEHSMEPFQNQIHANLDRKHGLFEPDYLPGPTDTDGDLFDGYELIKTFAIPVTPTTGVTETWVLSKWRFDYTVRDDDHRRHLNLALDVGIGERNSLGFGFMNIVEKTGPGESELEGENAFA, from the coding sequence ATGCGGGTGTTAGCCCGACTTCGGGCACGTGCAGATGCGGCATACAATAATGCCTATCACCACAAACTCAGCGGTCGGATATGGAACGCCTTAGAGGGTACAAAGTACGACGCTGTACACAATAACGACGATCCGAAACCGTTCGTGTTCAGCAATCCCTTTCCTCCGGGTGATCTGAGGGAGGGCGATGAAAGAACAGTCCTGATCGCCTCAACTGAGGAACCGCTATTGACTCATGTGGCAAGAGACCTTCAGGACGAACGGGAGTGGAACATTGGCGAGATGCCGTTTCACGTTGAGGCAGTGTCCGCCCTTTCGCCCGATGTTGGCGAGCCTGGCACCTCTGGAAGGCTCTCTACGGGAACCGGTGTCGTAGTTCGAATCCCACCCCAACGTTTCGACGAGTACGGGATTGAGGTGGACCACGACGAAGCAGAATTCTGGCGGCCAGAACACTCGATGGAGCCGTTTCAAAACCAGATCCATGCAAACTTGGATCGGAAGCACGGGTTGTTTGAACCGGACTATCTTCCGGGGCCGACAGATACGGATGGTGACCTGTTCGATGGCTACGAGCTAATCAAGACGTTTGCGATACCGGTGACGCCAACGACAGGAGTGACCGAAACGTGGGTTCTGAGCAAATGGCGGTTCGACTACACCGTTCGTGATGACGACCATCGACGGCACCTAAATCTAGCCCTGGACGTTGGGATTGGAGAACGCAATTCGCTTGGATTCGGGTTCATGAATATTGTTGAGAAGACTGGACCCGGCGAGTCGGAATTGGAGGGGGAGAATGCTTTCGCCTGA
- the cas8b gene encoding type I-B CRISPR-associated protein Cas8b/Csh1, with the protein MLSPEAFREKYDDEELEAELPDSPVSTLRSIQYLYGKLYTLGTLGGGQYAPYLTPDSAEDLVDTEDSLIVVRVDLSGDEPTLADDDRGPVWVTRYSEDLVEKVSHCKYPAARGIDHSITHQAGRNSDPEKLARYAKERVTKWPVDDVVQTAAEEHDDGWIINALGDLGDKEDVLDRIEENVETALGGESTTALLTAQVKINSNGGYRWPGEIDGFLEAMRQRKLSKLVTKNKADDSSGKATDLVTGRDTRTVGTAEDPQNYFLGKQLEKFPGLDIEEAWRSHPISEDAAVTVMNADSFVEACTYRTFGAKVYYLPYFRGRPTADHARELYDLLYRAATSEEDMTPVERAYSEFKLTREHELRFYVSAVMPHQMSRYDVLGETLNGRLLYPKMLAEKHNRIVDLTAAFTSETEWSSPMPTNDSWDLLVGSNERLHSVSTGWYFHQTFAERDDAEANSDDPRIEALVAVLSGDSIAVETLLEEYVERIDADESDDAFDSFPSFRVASQFAQLCVLADDDLDLLTTTDPGKEPITNESDYEVHTMETAEKILADGGDTTAEKLETFIEDTPALAYDPEAPINDQRRGAFLLGVLIGEVGAYQNYSENRSTTLIDQYPVKSITSARIKKITQEAIGTTITYTRGENRTITLFEHVVDRLRDTILRPDPDDWEIETDDLRFYYSLGVTYGMNDHPDWDQLETDTTEEL; encoded by the coding sequence ATGCTTTCGCCTGAGGCGTTCCGCGAGAAATACGACGACGAGGAGCTGGAAGCAGAACTTCCGGATTCGCCGGTTTCGACGCTCCGAAGCATTCAATATCTCTACGGTAAGCTGTATACGCTCGGGACGCTCGGTGGTGGCCAATACGCCCCGTACCTCACACCTGACTCCGCCGAAGACCTTGTCGACACCGAGGACAGTTTGATCGTCGTTCGCGTCGACCTCAGCGGAGATGAACCGACGCTTGCCGACGACGATCGTGGTCCGGTGTGGGTTACCCGATACAGCGAGGATTTGGTCGAAAAGGTCAGCCATTGTAAGTACCCAGCGGCTCGCGGGATAGATCACAGTATTACTCACCAAGCTGGCCGCAACAGCGACCCGGAGAAGCTAGCCCGATACGCGAAAGAGCGTGTGACGAAGTGGCCGGTTGATGATGTCGTTCAGACTGCAGCCGAAGAGCATGACGACGGGTGGATCATCAATGCACTAGGTGATCTTGGCGATAAGGAAGACGTTCTTGACCGGATCGAAGAAAATGTAGAAACGGCTCTAGGGGGCGAATCCACGACGGCCCTTCTCACCGCCCAAGTCAAGATAAACTCGAATGGAGGATACCGCTGGCCCGGCGAGATCGACGGCTTCTTAGAGGCAATGCGGCAGAGAAAACTCTCGAAGCTCGTAACGAAGAACAAGGCAGATGATTCCTCTGGTAAGGCAACGGATCTCGTCACCGGTCGCGACACACGAACGGTCGGAACGGCGGAAGACCCACAAAATTACTTCCTCGGCAAGCAATTGGAGAAGTTCCCCGGCCTAGACATCGAAGAGGCCTGGCGGTCGCATCCGATCTCAGAAGATGCTGCCGTGACGGTGATGAATGCTGATTCCTTTGTAGAGGCCTGTACGTATCGGACATTCGGCGCGAAGGTATACTACCTTCCCTACTTTCGAGGCCGGCCCACAGCCGATCACGCCCGGGAACTGTACGATCTCCTCTATCGTGCGGCCACGTCCGAGGAAGATATGACGCCCGTCGAGCGAGCGTATTCGGAGTTCAAGCTCACCCGGGAACACGAGCTGCGATTCTACGTGTCGGCGGTGATGCCCCACCAAATGTCCCGCTACGATGTGCTCGGCGAAACGTTGAATGGTCGGTTGCTATATCCAAAGATGCTCGCCGAAAAACACAACCGGATCGTCGATTTGACAGCGGCCTTCACCTCAGAGACGGAGTGGAGCTCCCCGATGCCAACAAACGACTCATGGGACTTGCTTGTGGGTAGCAACGAACGTCTTCACTCCGTTTCGACAGGGTGGTACTTCCACCAGACGTTCGCCGAACGGGACGATGCTGAGGCTAACTCAGACGATCCACGAATTGAGGCACTTGTGGCTGTTTTGAGCGGCGATTCGATCGCCGTCGAGACGTTGCTGGAAGAGTATGTCGAGAGGATCGACGCAGACGAAAGCGACGACGCTTTCGATAGCTTCCCATCATTTCGTGTCGCAAGCCAGTTCGCACAACTATGCGTGCTCGCTGACGACGATCTTGACTTGCTGACGACGACAGACCCCGGTAAAGAACCGATAACAAACGAATCAGATTACGAGGTACATACCATGGAAACGGCAGAAAAAATTCTGGCGGACGGGGGAGACACCACAGCCGAAAAACTCGAGACGTTCATCGAGGACACCCCCGCACTCGCCTATGACCCAGAAGCACCGATCAACGACCAGCGTCGCGGCGCGTTCCTACTTGGGGTGCTCATCGGCGAAGTAGGAGCATATCAAAACTACAGTGAAAACCGGTCAACAACGCTGATCGACCAATACCCAGTAAAATCAATCACCAGTGCGCGAATCAAGAAGATCACACAGGAAGCTATCGGGACGACGATCACGTACACACGTGGAGAGAATCGAACAATCACGTTGTTCGAACATGTCGTTGATCGGCTTCGCGATACAATCCTTCGGCCGGATCCAGACGACTGGGAGATCGAAACTGACGATCTCCGGTTTTACTATTCGCTCGGCGTGACCTACGGCATGAATGATCACCCCGACTGGGACCAGCTCGAAACTGACACAACGGAGGAGCTCTAA
- the cas7b gene encoding type I-B CRISPR-associated protein Cas7/Csh2: MPDNTEPVQNRSEIVFLYDAVDANPNGNPLSGANRPRIDPQTQQAIVTDVRLKRYLRDQLSDDGHGVYIRNVQEEGEQYTREQLLEDRLKDVEPGDYDLDDDDEADRFRDDIFGAFLANSADVRYFGATMATDTDEYEDYLPDHFTGPVQFSPGKTMHPVNENEEYDSLTSVIATQEGKEQGGFDLDDHRIQYGLIRFHGLVDEHGAEDTKLTPADVERLDTLCWRAIKNQTISRSKVGQEPRLYCRVEYDEESFHIGGLDKDLSLDDEASYPAEELRNVRDLTLEIDAFVERLAGASDQIERVRVAASDPLEFSYEGELGGPELLYETLEDALGGETVERIDVYDEYPDTLANA; the protein is encoded by the coding sequence ATGCCAGACAACACCGAACCCGTCCAGAACCGTTCCGAAATCGTCTTCCTGTACGACGCTGTCGATGCGAATCCAAACGGCAATCCCCTGAGTGGAGCCAATCGGCCGCGGATCGATCCGCAAACACAGCAAGCGATCGTCACCGACGTGCGTCTGAAACGATATCTCCGGGACCAGCTCAGTGACGATGGCCACGGAGTCTACATTCGCAACGTCCAAGAAGAAGGCGAGCAGTACACTCGCGAACAATTGCTTGAAGACCGGCTCAAAGATGTCGAACCAGGAGATTACGACCTTGATGACGATGACGAGGCCGATCGATTCCGGGACGACATCTTTGGGGCTTTTCTCGCGAACAGCGCCGATGTCCGATACTTTGGAGCGACGATGGCGACCGACACAGACGAGTACGAGGACTATCTGCCGGATCACTTCACTGGGCCGGTCCAGTTCTCGCCGGGCAAAACAATGCACCCGGTCAACGAGAACGAGGAATACGACAGCCTAACGAGTGTCATTGCAACCCAGGAGGGCAAAGAGCAGGGCGGGTTCGATCTAGACGATCATCGGATCCAGTACGGACTGATCCGGTTCCACGGGTTGGTAGACGAACACGGGGCCGAAGACACGAAGCTAACGCCTGCAGACGTTGAACGGCTTGATACACTCTGCTGGCGGGCGATCAAAAACCAGACGATAAGTCGGAGTAAAGTCGGTCAAGAGCCACGACTGTACTGCCGTGTCGAGTACGATGAGGAGAGTTTCCACATTGGCGGGCTCGATAAAGACCTGAGCCTCGACGATGAAGCGTCTTATCCAGCAGAAGAACTCCGAAACGTCCGCGACCTAACCCTCGAAATCGACGCGTTTGTCGAACGACTTGCCGGGGCTAGTGATCAAATTGAGCGCGTTCGCGTCGCCGCTAGCGATCCGCTGGAATTCTCATACGAGGGCGAACTCGGCGGCCCCGAACTCCTTTACGAGACACTAGAAGACGCACTCGGTGGAGAGACCGTCGAACGTATCGACGTGTACGACGAGTATCCCGATACGCTAGCCAACGCGTGA
- the cas5b gene encoding type I-B CRISPR-associated protein Cas5b — MSATSDASSSDESEARPERCLSLTVSGPWGHFRRVEGNVVKQTYRIVPRTTVAGLLAAILGIGRDEYYDLFGPDSSWIAIEPAQELRTVNMPMNTLSTAEGDLTSLNAHGKISIKLPNPEKPRQQHNYEVLVEPAYRIDVALADRERYEQLREMLATGKSYYVPSLGLSEHLAEIDYHGEFDVKTANVPDEGGIDVDSTVPGGFEDVIMDTERRCQVEESPAYMERNESGRKTTAFATYAFNPDSGPLAVTDATASTVGDRTVVFL; from the coding sequence ATGAGTGCGACATCGGACGCGTCATCGTCTGACGAATCGGAGGCGCGCCCCGAACGGTGTCTCTCGCTCACGGTCAGCGGGCCATGGGGTCACTTCCGGCGTGTAGAGGGCAATGTTGTCAAGCAGACCTATCGCATCGTTCCACGGACGACGGTTGCTGGTCTGCTTGCTGCCATACTCGGCATCGGACGGGACGAATACTACGATCTGTTTGGACCCGACAGTTCTTGGATCGCAATCGAACCGGCTCAAGAACTCCGGACGGTGAATATGCCGATGAATACGCTCTCGACGGCTGAAGGGGACCTCACGTCGCTCAATGCACATGGGAAAATCAGCATTAAGCTCCCCAATCCAGAGAAACCCCGCCAGCAACACAACTATGAGGTACTTGTCGAACCCGCGTATCGAATCGATGTCGCTCTCGCGGATCGTGAGCGCTATGAGCAACTTCGAGAGATGCTCGCTACTGGCAAATCCTACTACGTTCCGAGCCTGGGGCTATCGGAGCATCTCGCCGAGATCGACTACCACGGCGAATTTGATGTCAAGACGGCGAACGTGCCCGACGAAGGCGGCATCGACGTCGATTCAACCGTCCCTGGTGGGTTCGAGGACGTGATTATGGACACCGAACGCCGGTGTCAGGTGGAGGAGTCGCCGGCATACATGGAACGCAACGAAAGTGGGCGAAAGACGACAGCATTCGCGACATATGCATTCAACCCAGATAGTGGTCCGCTCGCCGTGACCGACGCCACTGCTTCGACAGTTGGTGATCGAACGGTGGTGTTCCTATAA
- a CDS encoding CRISPR-associated endonuclease Cas3'', with amino-acid sequence MSGPFAHPPKDGQSGTPLVDHLEDVAERVDHVVPSSATTPEEEPLRPVVKTLAYVHDVGKATSYFQEYLLTDRTPDNELLRHHSPLGAFLAYYALKVRGFETETCLAGFVAVAKHHGSLPNIAHYVFDRAHRRDGVTGEDQNANERRQTAIARQIKDLDENNGGVVQEIVQQATDGEGSWSEFEDGFLDLLGDIETAVASSGHVPEPRVDALSDAYYGLVLQCWSSLVLADKTSAAKGPKGKSAYAPERPSIDRLDEHISDIESSVSQDIDGSRPERLNYYRSRAGEDVLDSVPQFVEGDNPVATLTLPTGMGKTLTGLSAALEIRDQSDRDRIVYALPFTSVIDQVVDELEDIYQTDTSGRLLTAHHHLAETTIQDVEDDDAADLSDDVASMLAESWRAGLTVTTFVQLFESLAGPANRQSMKLPALRNAVVVLDEPQSLPLDWWKLVPRLVELLTEQYNATVIAMTATQPRLFEDELELVDEPEMYFDAVSRVSYELDQSTERYITDQSGPKSYEAAGQMLRDVDDTGSSTLAICNTIDSARKLTEQVSGPRMLDIGELFAAELERQGRGADVDIDRLASRVEAADGRPLIHLSTRLRPVDRLTLIETAKRLTERSVPVLVVSTQLVEAGVDISFDRVYRDLAPIDSIVQAAGRCNRSFERDRGTVTVWWLDAPGDQSKTPAEAVYNRGTTLLPVVAETLERVREESGRLSETDVARRSVRQYFEQLLKDKNVGKQEYTDFVDDARGKDLGDLSLIDQRLSAEIVVARTPEERKLLDRIHEAQEHYDYETLNNLVEETKPLRISVPYYQEDSERASAIRDLPVLIDDQGVYELDVNQYEKKFDPTTGFVATTSSVDHQFL; translated from the coding sequence GTGTCAGGCCCGTTCGCTCACCCACCGAAAGACGGTCAGAGCGGGACGCCGCTCGTCGATCACCTTGAGGATGTGGCCGAGCGGGTCGATCACGTCGTGCCCTCAAGCGCCACCACTCCCGAGGAAGAGCCGCTTCGACCAGTCGTCAAAACGCTGGCCTACGTCCACGATGTCGGCAAGGCCACCTCGTATTTCCAAGAATACTTACTCACGGACCGGACCCCAGATAACGAACTCCTACGCCACCACTCACCACTTGGTGCGTTTCTCGCCTACTACGCACTCAAAGTGAGGGGGTTTGAGACAGAAACCTGTCTCGCCGGGTTCGTAGCCGTTGCAAAACACCACGGATCGCTCCCGAACATCGCTCATTACGTCTTCGACCGAGCACACCGGCGGGACGGTGTCACTGGCGAAGATCAAAACGCCAACGAACGGCGACAAACCGCTATTGCACGGCAAATTAAGGATCTCGACGAGAACAATGGGGGCGTCGTCCAGGAGATCGTTCAACAGGCAACCGATGGGGAAGGTTCGTGGAGTGAGTTCGAGGACGGATTTCTTGATCTTCTCGGGGACATCGAAACAGCCGTTGCGTCGAGTGGACACGTTCCCGAACCCCGAGTGGACGCACTTTCCGATGCCTATTACGGACTTGTCCTTCAGTGCTGGAGCAGTCTCGTCTTGGCCGACAAGACGAGTGCAGCCAAAGGACCGAAAGGCAAGTCGGCATATGCCCCTGAACGACCGTCGATTGATCGACTTGACGAGCACATAAGCGATATCGAGTCGTCCGTTTCCCAAGACATCGATGGCTCGCGCCCTGAACGCCTCAATTATTACCGGTCCCGAGCCGGAGAAGACGTGCTCGATTCAGTCCCACAATTCGTCGAGGGCGACAACCCTGTCGCAACGCTGACGCTCCCGACTGGGATGGGGAAGACGCTCACTGGACTATCCGCAGCACTCGAGATACGTGACCAAAGCGACCGAGATCGGATCGTCTATGCACTACCGTTTACCAGCGTGATCGATCAGGTCGTCGATGAACTCGAGGACATCTATCAGACCGACACATCGGGTCGTCTTCTGACCGCTCATCATCACCTGGCAGAGACAACGATCCAGGACGTAGAAGACGACGATGCTGCAGATCTCTCGGATGATGTAGCCTCGATGCTGGCCGAAAGTTGGCGTGCCGGACTCACCGTCACGACATTCGTGCAACTGTTCGAGAGTCTCGCTGGGCCTGCTAACCGACAGTCCATGAAGCTTCCGGCGCTCCGAAACGCGGTCGTCGTCCTTGACGAACCCCAGAGTCTACCTCTCGACTGGTGGAAACTCGTCCCACGACTCGTGGAACTGCTCACCGAGCAATACAACGCGACCGTGATCGCGATGACCGCGACCCAACCACGACTCTTCGAGGACGAGCTCGAACTCGTCGATGAACCCGAGATGTACTTCGACGCCGTTAGCCGAGTCTCGTACGAACTTGATCAATCGACGGAGCGATACATTACTGACCAGAGTGGTCCGAAGTCATACGAGGCTGCCGGGCAGATGCTCCGAGACGTTGATGACACCGGTAGTTCGACGTTGGCTATCTGTAACACGATCGATAGCGCACGTAAACTCACCGAGCAGGTATCCGGGCCTAGGATGCTTGACATTGGCGAACTATTCGCGGCGGAACTCGAACGTCAGGGTCGGGGTGCGGACGTGGACATAGACCGACTGGCGAGTCGGGTTGAAGCCGCTGACGGGCGACCCCTCATTCATCTGTCAACGCGTCTCCGACCAGTCGATCGATTGACGCTGATCGAGACGGCGAAGCGGCTTACAGAACGGTCGGTTCCCGTTCTGGTCGTGTCCACGCAACTGGTTGAGGCGGGCGTGGACATCAGCTTCGATCGCGTATATCGCGACCTGGCGCCGATTGACAGCATCGTCCAAGCGGCTGGACGGTGTAATCGGTCGTTCGAGCGGGACCGCGGTACAGTAACGGTATGGTGGCTCGATGCTCCGGGGGACCAGTCCAAGACGCCGGCTGAAGCAGTCTACAATCGCGGGACGACGCTACTCCCAGTGGTGGCGGAGACGCTAGAGCGAGTCCGTGAGGAGTCCGGTCGCCTCTCCGAGACAGATGTCGCCCGCCGATCCGTCCGTCAATACTTCGAGCAGCTGCTGAAAGACAAGAATGTTGGCAAGCAGGAGTACACCGACTTTGTGGATGACGCGAGGGGTAAAGACCTCGGTGATCTCTCGCTGATCGATCAGCGATTGTCGGCAGAAATCGTGGTCGCACGAACACCCGAAGAGCGAAAACTACTGGATAGAATACATGAAGCGCAAGAACATTATGATTATGAGACTCTTAACAATCTGGTAGAAGAGACGAAACCACTCCGGATATCGGTTCCCTACTACCAGGAAGATAGCGAAAGAGCGAGCGCCATCCGTGACCTACCGGTTCTCATTGATGATCAGGGAGTCTACGAACTAGACGTAAATCAATACGAGAAGAAGTTTGACCCGACAACTGGATTCGTCGCGACTACCTCCAGTGTCGACCATCAGTTCCTGTGA